The DNA sequence CGATTATATTGGTAACACACGACCCGAGGGCTGCAAAAAAAGCACACCTTATCAAGCATCTTGATAAGGGGGTATTGAATTCTCAAGATTTGTAGTATTATCTTGTTCTGTTGAAGAGTCCACTTTTAACTTTAAGCTGGTAGAACATAAGAAAATATTTGTATTTTCCATGTTACAGGGTTAGAATTTCAACAAAACAATAATGTCAAAAAAGACACGAAAAATCTTTTTTATTTTGCCGCAGATAACGGCGGATAAAGACGGATGGGATATTCTTTTGACGGAATATGGGATAAGGCGGCATATCCCGTCAAACTCCATGCACCTGTCGGTGCAAAATGTAATTATACCCGCCCGTAAGGGCTGAATATTTGATAGGCGGCAATGTCGCCGGCTATCAAAACACTATTCATCGGTATTTGTCCGCTCTTGTCCGCATTGTCGAGCGTAAGCGGGCGGCAAAATATAGGTTTTGATAAAATGGAATTTAAAAAAGGGGAGGAAACAACATGGCGACAAAGAAGACTACAAGTGTAAACCCGGAATTTCTCTATGTTCCTATTGGAAATATAGTGGTGCTGGAACAGGTCAGATCGAATGTCAATACTGAATCAGATTCATTCAAAGCTCTTGTGCAATCCATTAAAGACAAGGGCATCTTGGAGCCTCTCCTTGTAACAAAAGGAGACGGCGACTTGTACAACCTCATCTGCGGGGAGAGGCGTCTGGAAGCAGCCCGGCAGCTCGAACTTGAATTAGTACCGGTACGGATCATAGAAGCAGGTAAGGAATCAGGTGAGACCATAGCCCTCCAACTGACAGAGAACCTCCAGCGAGAAGACTTAAACCCTATGGATCAGGCAAAGGGGGTATTGACATATATTCAAGTAAAACACCCTGATAAAGGGTATGGTCTGGATGGGGTGATGGCCGAGTTAGTGAATGTCCAACGGAGACCAGATGACCTATCGGAAGAAATTGCATGCACTGTGCATGCAATTTCTCAAATCTCTGCAAAGTCTTATTCCACGCTGTTCCGCACGATTTCACTTTTAAAACTTCCTCCTGAAATTCAAGCCGAAATCCGGTCAGGAAATTTACCTGTCTCTCAGGGATATCTCTTCGCTGCCAACCTCGAATGTCCCGACCGCATGCAGATATTTACCAACATTATGAAGACACCCGTTACTAATGCCACATTGAATAATCTGCTCACCGCATACAAGAAGGTCAAGCCAGTCCCAGGTGTTACAAAGCTCATACCTATGAAGAAGCAGATTGCAAGCTTACGATCCGTAGAGTCACGCATTGAGATGGGTATTGCAAAATACACAAAGCCTGACCTTGTAACGCTTCTTGATGAGTTGCGTGTTTTCTGCGCTTTAGTGGAACTGCGGATACCGATCGCCCCGGAACCTCCGCCGGAGAAGAAAAAGCCCCCACAGTTGTGAAAAAGGCAGTGAATAGTTGATAGTAGATAGTGAATAGCGTTTCACGCCCCTTCGGGGCGATTTGTTACTGAGTAACTTTTAATGAAACAGGGTTAAGGTACTCAGAAGTTAAAAAGGTAAAAAATATGAAATGTTGTGAATGGTAAATAGGTTTTTGACTATCAACTTCTGAGTAACTTAAACCTCATATGCTTAAATTTATTGGTTTCATAAAACAGCAGTTGCCTTTATGGTAACCAGTTCAAACCCCAGTTCCTGAGCTCTCCGTTTCAGGTTTTGTATAACTCTTGACCGATGGCGTTCTTCATAATATTCCTGACCGGCATCAACATAAGCAGTTCCATGTGTGAGCATGGCATAGACCAGGCGAGCCAGTTTATGGGCTGTAGCGGTTATTGCCTTGGGAGCACCGAGACGTGCCCGTTGTCTTCTTAGATATGCACCAAGCGCACTCTTTGAATTGAACAGGGTAAACGCAGCCATGCGCAACGCTGCAGCAGCTTTGTTGGCAACCTGTTTCGTGGCGCTGCTTAACACCTTACCGCCGCTGACCTTCGTGCCGGGAGATAGGCCAAGCCATGAGGCAAAATGTTTGGCCGATTTGAAGCGGCTCATGTCCGTACCGATCTCGGAGAGGATCTTCAGTGCGGTTGTGGTATCGATGCCGTCAATGCTCGTTAAGTCAACCCCGGACATGCGTACGAGTGCATCTTCCACGCTTGTGGGAGGCATGTTATTCGGGGAATCATCGAAGCTTTCCAGCTGCTTAAGTATCTGACGGTCACAGTCAGCGATCTTTGTCTGATAAACCTCATAGAGTTCAACTGCCTGTTGGAGACTGAAGAGGTGTTCGGGGCGATAGTTGCCTTTCAGGGAACGGGCTATCATTGCACTGCTGTTTTTGCACCGGGGATCGCGCATGGCTGCCAGGGCGTCGGGATTCCTTTCACCGTCGAGAATTGCCTTGATGATCCGCATACCCGTTGTCCCTGTGATGTCCGTCACCACATTATGGAGCTGGAGGTTCATTTGGGCCAATGCCTTTTGCATTCTTTGTATATGCGATGCGGAACTGCGCACCAGGGTGCTTCTCTGTCGAACATAGGCACGAAGGGTACATACCTGGTCAACGGGACGGAAGGCGCCGTGAAGGAGTCCATAGGTATGCAACTGCTGGAGCCATTGGCAGTCCAGTACATCGCTTTTTCTGCCGGGGACATTTTTGACATGACGGGCATTGACAAGCTTGACCTCGAGCCCGTGGCTTTCAAGAACCTCGAATACCGGTATCCAATAAACGCCGGTAGATTCCATGGCAACAGTGGTGACGCCGCATGAGATCAACCATTCCGCCAGGCGTTCAAGGTCGGCGGTGAACGTTGAAAACTCACGGACTGGCTGTTCATCTGTTCCTTCAGGTACTGCCACGAAGTGACTTTTAGAACCGATGTCGATTCCTGCCGCATACCGGTTGATATGTTCAAGATGCTTCGGGAGCTTCATTTCCTTCTTCCTTAAAGACTTTTTCTGTTTCATCAATCCGACCTCCGCAATACGTAATCGGCATTGCCGGAAAGAGGAGTTGTCGGATACAGCTCTCTTCTGAACGGGATAGCATATGCTTCACCAATGTCAAATTCGCCAACTCCCGGACCACGCTATTCAGCGGACATAAAGTACCAGTGGCGATACGGCCTCATCATCCCGGATGCCTTATTGACAATACCCTGTTTTCATTCTCCAAATCAAGTTACTCCTTCACAAAGCGCCCCCGAAGGGGGCGTGAAACGCTATTCACTAACGACTATCTACTGCAGTTAAGAGCGTAGAGCGGGTAGCCGCAGGCTTCAGCGTTGTCACTGCGAGGCGAACATTTATTTCTGTCACTGCGAGGCGAAGCCATGGCAGTCTCGTTAAAGGATTTGAAATGCTGAAAAAAAATTAATTGAAGGGGCTTTGAGGGTGCGTAATTCGGAATGTCCCGGTCAACCCTGATTATCCATACAAAATCATTTGCATTATTTATTTCATGGGGTTAGAATTCCTGCATACAGCAAAGGGGAGGCATGGAGAGCTGCTCATTCCGGTATTATTCGAAGGGCTTGA is a window from the Pseudomonadota bacterium genome containing:
- a CDS encoding ParB/RepB/Spo0J family partition protein, with translation MATKKTTSVNPEFLYVPIGNIVVLEQVRSNVNTESDSFKALVQSIKDKGILEPLLVTKGDGDLYNLICGERRLEAARQLELELVPVRIIEAGKESGETIALQLTENLQREDLNPMDQAKGVLTYIQVKHPDKGYGLDGVMAELVNVQRRPDDLSEEIACTVHAISQISAKSYSTLFRTISLLKLPPEIQAEIRSGNLPVSQGYLFAANLECPDRMQIFTNIMKTPVTNATLNNLLTAYKKVKPVPGVTKLIPMKKQIASLRSVESRIEMGIAKYTKPDLVTLLDELRVFCALVELRIPIAPEPPPEKKKPPQL
- a CDS encoding IS110 family transposase, with amino-acid sequence MKLPKHLEHINRYAAGIDIGSKSHFVAVPEGTDEQPVREFSTFTADLERLAEWLISCGVTTVAMESTGVYWIPVFEVLESHGLEVKLVNARHVKNVPGRKSDVLDCQWLQQLHTYGLLHGAFRPVDQVCTLRAYVRQRSTLVRSSASHIQRMQKALAQMNLQLHNVVTDITGTTGMRIIKAILDGERNPDALAAMRDPRCKNSSAMIARSLKGNYRPEHLFSLQQAVELYEVYQTKIADCDRQILKQLESFDDSPNNMPPTSVEDALVRMSGVDLTSIDGIDTTTALKILSEIGTDMSRFKSAKHFASWLGLSPGTKVSGGKVLSSATKQVANKAAAALRMAAFTLFNSKSALGAYLRRQRARLGAPKAITATAHKLARLVYAMLTHGTAYVDAGQEYYEERHRSRVIQNLKRRAQELGFELVTIKATAVL